A portion of the Shewanella sp. SNU WT4 genome contains these proteins:
- a CDS encoding EAL domain-containing protein, giving the protein MESMQGQLLQQVLKDIFSHSPSATLQQNVDKALQAITEQLDCDGVFVLGLPNQNGLHRLRPHHLYTKHSEGMLGRDWPLARLNYFRELIRAGEQVLIPDVNFLPALARQEKMLLKKWQVQSLLVLSPISFGSTKLALGAVSRKARPWSDSFIQELNHTQTLISSALELTRIANALLASEHKYQMLFNQLPLACAVVDNQNRLSLLNQVARHSLGVFEGQDLTSLLHDDDKAVLTEAINMVRDGILHQSWCEVAFKINKTNHTSLRQSWQRLNFSRMQSWPDSIVLLAEDISEQHRLAAELSFQANYDALTGLPNRCYFETSLGQVMREEGSAPACVAFLDLDQFQVVNNISGHMAGDKLLCQVAMRLKQLIRRGDILARIGGDEFAILMHQANSESASLIASRICQQVSSHEFSWQGRQHSVSISMGLAKIDRTDPDIYQVMSHADAACSLAKELGRNGWHFYDNHDPRMNKLHNEMLASTDILSALNRDNFELFFQPIIPLQGLEAGLHLEILLRLSAADGKMLSPDTFLPAAERYNLAAKVDTWVVDHLLQWAENNSQIWDGLNMVSVNLSATSLGDRGFLQWLELKLQSCPQYASKLCFEITETAAVSQLELASDFIIMVRQYGCKLALDDFGAGFSSFAYLKRWDLDVVKIDGQFVKHLCSSKDDQAIVRAIRQLGQDMHFLTIGEFVEDQNISNLLTEIGVDYGQGYHFAKPMPLSSLINPKQAYG; this is encoded by the coding sequence ATGGAAAGTATGCAAGGACAACTATTACAGCAGGTGCTGAAAGACATTTTTAGTCACAGCCCCAGCGCGACACTCCAGCAAAATGTCGACAAGGCATTGCAAGCCATTACCGAGCAATTAGATTGCGATGGGGTGTTTGTGCTTGGTTTGCCTAATCAAAATGGCCTGCATAGATTACGCCCTCATCATTTATACACTAAGCACTCAGAAGGTATGCTGGGCCGTGATTGGCCATTGGCTCGATTAAATTATTTTAGAGAACTTATTCGCGCTGGCGAACAAGTATTAATCCCTGATGTTAATTTCTTGCCGGCACTGGCCCGCCAAGAAAAGATGCTGCTTAAAAAGTGGCAAGTACAATCCTTATTAGTCTTATCTCCCATCAGTTTTGGTAGCACTAAGCTGGCATTGGGCGCTGTGAGTCGCAAGGCGCGGCCATGGTCTGACAGTTTCATTCAAGAACTTAATCATACCCAAACCTTGATATCGTCTGCCTTAGAGTTGACACGCATTGCCAATGCCTTGCTAGCCAGCGAACATAAATACCAGATGCTATTTAATCAGCTACCGCTGGCGTGCGCTGTGGTTGATAACCAAAATCGCTTGTCTTTACTCAATCAAGTGGCGCGCCACAGCCTAGGCGTCTTTGAGGGGCAAGACTTAACCAGCTTGCTGCATGATGATGATAAAGCGGTATTAACTGAAGCCATTAACATGGTGCGCGATGGTATCTTGCATCAGTCTTGGTGTGAGGTGGCGTTCAAAATCAATAAGACCAATCACACCTCACTGCGCCAAAGTTGGCAACGCTTGAATTTCAGCCGCATGCAAAGCTGGCCAGATTCTATCGTGCTGTTAGCCGAAGATATTAGTGAGCAACATAGATTGGCGGCTGAATTATCGTTTCAGGCCAATTATGATGCCTTAACTGGTTTACCTAATCGCTGTTACTTTGAAACTTCCTTAGGGCAAGTGATGCGTGAAGAGGGATCGGCTCCCGCTTGCGTGGCTTTTTTGGATTTAGATCAGTTCCAAGTTGTGAATAATATCAGTGGCCATATGGCAGGGGATAAGCTCTTGTGTCAGGTAGCTATGCGTCTTAAGCAGTTGATTCGCCGCGGCGACATACTTGCCCGTATTGGTGGTGATGAGTTTGCTATTTTAATGCACCAAGCCAATAGCGAGTCAGCAAGTTTAATTGCGTCACGCATTTGTCAGCAGGTTTCAAGTCATGAGTTTAGCTGGCAAGGGCGGCAGCATAGCGTCAGCATTAGTATGGGGTTGGCGAAAATTGATCGCACTGATCCCGATATTTACCAAGTGATGAGTCATGCAGATGCCGCTTGTAGCCTAGCTAAAGAATTAGGCCGTAATGGTTGGCATTTTTATGATAATCATGACCCCAGAATGAACAAGCTTCACAATGAAATGCTGGCGAGTACCGATATTCTATCAGCATTAAATCGGGATAATTTCGAGTTGTTTTTTCAGCCAATTATCCCGTTGCAAGGCTTAGAAGCCGGCCTGCATTTAGAAATATTACTGCGTTTATCGGCGGCCGATGGCAAGATGCTATCCCCTGATACGTTTTTACCTGCAGCCGAGCGCTATAACTTAGCGGCCAAGGTTGATACTTGGGTGGTTGATCACTTGTTGCAATGGGCTGAAAACAATAGCCAGATTTGGGATGGGTTAAATATGGTGTCGGTGAACTTATCCGCCACCTCCTTAGGGGATAGAGGCTTTTTACAATGGCTGGAGTTAAAGCTGCAATCTTGCCCACAGTACGCCTCTAAGCTCTGTTTTGAAATCACAGAAACTGCGGCCGTGAGCCAGTTAGAGCTTGCCAGCGACTTTATTATTATGGTGCGCCAGTATGGCTGTAAGTTAGCCCTCGATGATTTTGGCGCTGGCTTTTCAAGCTTTGCTTATCTTAAACGCTGGGATTTAGATGTAGTCAAAATCGATGGGCAGTTTGTAAAACATCTTTGCAGCAGTAAAGATGATCAAGCGATTGTGCGCGCCATACGTCAACTTGGCCAAGACATGCATTTTTTAACCATAGGTGAATTTGTGGAAGATCAAAATATCAGTAACCTGTTGACTGAAATTGGCGTGGATTATGGCCAAGGTTATCATTTTGCTAAACCTATGCCGCTAAGCTCACTCATCAACCCTAAGCAAGCCTATGGCTAA
- the pepB gene encoding aminopeptidase PepB yields MQVVTMQVSLSRDPVPSSWGKADVTFGADAKTPTATIHLASGDELRQIQKAARKLRTLGINQVALAGAWSLEQQWRFGQGYYCAKNDYELTWTGSESDISELKLRAACTGFARQLVNETPENLSPLVLAQSAANWLTELAPKQVTYRIIEGEALLEHGWIGIHAVGRGSVRAPALLELDYNPLAEDAPVAVALVGKGITFDSGGYSIKPSEGMLTMKCDMGGAATVTAALGLAISRGLKQRVKLYLCCAENLISGGAYKLGDILTYKNGVSVEVVNTDAEGRLVLADGLQAACESGAKLVIDAATLTGAAVMALGRSYNAIFSPHTELLSLTQQKAAQVDEQVWPLPLAPWHKDMCPSAYADTANSRPIKGGGAGGASNAAGFLWRFVSPDCQWLHMDLAAAFEDSATTLNSAGATAHGVLTVAELLKQ; encoded by the coding sequence ATGCAAGTAGTTACCATGCAGGTCAGTTTAAGTCGCGATCCCGTGCCGTCTTCTTGGGGGAAGGCCGATGTAACCTTTGGCGCCGATGCTAAAACGCCCACAGCCACCATACATCTAGCGAGCGGTGATGAACTGCGCCAAATTCAAAAAGCGGCGCGAAAACTGCGCACTTTAGGGATAAATCAAGTGGCCTTAGCGGGCGCTTGGTCACTCGAGCAGCAATGGCGTTTTGGCCAAGGCTATTATTGCGCTAAAAATGATTATGAACTGACATGGACGGGTTCAGAAAGCGACATTAGTGAACTTAAACTGCGCGCGGCTTGCACTGGTTTTGCGCGGCAGCTGGTTAATGAAACCCCTGAGAATCTCTCGCCGTTAGTATTAGCGCAAAGCGCGGCTAACTGGCTTACTGAGTTAGCTCCCAAGCAAGTGACTTATCGCATTATTGAAGGCGAGGCTTTATTAGAGCATGGCTGGATTGGGATTCACGCCGTTGGCCGTGGCAGCGTTAGAGCGCCCGCTTTGCTTGAGCTAGATTATAATCCGCTGGCTGAAGATGCCCCAGTTGCTGTGGCGCTTGTGGGTAAAGGCATTACCTTTGATTCTGGCGGTTACAGCATTAAGCCATCAGAAGGCATGCTGACCATGAAGTGCGACATGGGCGGCGCGGCGACTGTGACTGCGGCCTTAGGCCTTGCCATTAGCCGCGGTTTGAAGCAAAGAGTTAAGTTGTACTTATGCTGCGCCGAGAACTTAATCAGCGGCGGCGCCTATAAGCTTGGCGATATTCTTACCTATAAAAATGGCGTGAGTGTAGAAGTGGTTAATACTGACGCTGAAGGCCGTTTAGTGCTGGCCGATGGTTTACAAGCGGCCTGTGAATCTGGCGCTAAATTAGTGATAGATGCCGCTACGTTAACCGGCGCAGCCGTGATGGCACTTGGTCGCAGCTATAACGCTATCTTTTCACCGCACACTGAATTACTTAGTCTGACACAACAAAAAGCCGCGCAAGTGGATGAGCAAGTGTGGCCCTTGCCATTAGCCCCTTGGCATAAGGACATGTGTCCATCAGCCTACGCTGATACCGCTAATAGCCGGCCAATAAAAGGTGGCGGTGCGGGCGGCGCTTCTAATGCCGCGGGTTTCTTGTGGCGTTTTGTCTCTCCAGATTGCCAGTGGTTACATATGGATTTGGCTGCGGCCTTTGAAGATTCAGCGACGACACTTAATTCTGCGGGCGCTACCGCTCATGGCGTGTTGACAGTGGCTGAGCTACTTAAGCAATAG
- the sfsA gene encoding DNA/RNA nuclease SfsA, producing MHFSPPLQSGRLIKRYKRFLTDVKLDDGSEITIHCPNTGSMKNCLFENEVLWYSLSDNPKRKYPGTFEVMTTPQGHLIGLNTTRANALAEEAIQQGVISELSGYSRCQREVKYGDENSRIDLLLTGPDKADCYIEVKSCTLLEQEWGYFPDAVTTRGQKHLRELMAMTQIGHRAVLLFVIQHTGISQMRAAEHIDPLYCQLLRQAIAMGVEVIAYGVNISATEITLSHKCRFEN from the coding sequence ATGCATTTTTCTCCGCCATTGCAATCAGGCCGCCTGATTAAACGCTACAAACGCTTTTTAACTGACGTCAAACTCGATGACGGCAGTGAAATCACAATTCATTGCCCCAATACTGGCTCAATGAAAAACTGCCTATTTGAAAATGAAGTGCTGTGGTATTCGTTATCAGATAATCCCAAGCGTAAATACCCTGGCACCTTTGAAGTCATGACCACGCCTCAAGGCCACTTAATTGGCTTAAATACTACCCGCGCCAATGCGTTAGCAGAAGAAGCGATACAGCAAGGCGTGATTAGTGAACTAAGTGGCTACAGCCGCTGCCAGCGCGAAGTGAAATATGGGGATGAAAATAGCCGCATTGATTTACTGCTCACTGGCCCAGATAAAGCCGATTGCTACATTGAAGTTAAAAGCTGCACTTTATTAGAACAAGAATGGGGATACTTTCCCGATGCTGTCACCACGCGCGGCCAAAAGCATCTGCGCGAATTAATGGCCATGACACAAATAGGTCATAGAGCCGTGTTACTGTTTGTTATTCAGCACACAGGTATTAGCCAAATGCGCGCCGCAGAACATATTGACCCGCTTTACTGTCAACTGCTGCGCCAAGCCATTGCCATGGGGGTTGAGGTCATTGCTTATGGTGTCAATATTTCCGCCACGGAAATCACTCTTAGCCATAAGTGTCGATTTGAAAATTAA
- the dksA gene encoding RNA polymerase-binding protein DksA: MPEGTKKLGVLAIAGVEPYQEKPGEEYMNSAQLGHFRKILEAWRNQLREEVDRTLNHMQDEAANFPDPVDRAAQEEEFSLELRARDRERKLIKKIEKTLQKIEEDDFGFCDTCGIEIGIRRLEARPTADQCIDCKTLAEIKEKQMAG, encoded by the coding sequence ATGCCTGAAGGCACTAAAAAACTCGGCGTTCTCGCTATCGCAGGTGTAGAACCCTACCAGGAAAAACCTGGTGAAGAGTACATGAACTCTGCTCAACTGGGCCATTTCAGGAAGATCCTCGAAGCTTGGCGTAATCAGCTGCGCGAAGAAGTGGACCGTACTCTGAACCATATGCAGGATGAAGCCGCAAACTTCCCCGATCCCGTTGACCGAGCAGCTCAAGAAGAAGAGTTTAGCTTAGAGTTACGTGCCCGCGATCGTGAGCGTAAGCTGATCAAAAAGATTGAAAAGACACTTCAGAAAATTGAAGAAGATGATTTTGGTTTCTGTGATACCTGCGGTATCGAAATCGGAATTCGTCGTCTAGAAGCTCGTCCAACTGCCGATCAATGTATCGACTGTAAGACGCTGGCTGAAATCAAAGAAAAGCAAATGGCCGGTTAA
- the gluQRS gene encoding tRNA glutamyl-Q(34) synthetase GluQRS, which yields MKNIHYRGRFAPSPSGALHFGSLVAALGSYLRARHLGGQWLVRIEDIDPPREVPGAADDILRTLEAFGLHWDGAVVYQSQCLANYQAQIDTWLAQGHAYYCQCSRQQIRTMGGIYDGRCQSQHKQHGAIRWHNDQGCQQFNDQLQGHVATDHAFAQEDFIIRRSDGLYAYQLAVVMDDITAGITEVVRGADLLEATVRQISLYQALDAKVPDWLHLPLACQQPGSKLSKQNHATPVDKQHPHAAFSAALAFLGQTPVTMTGNIGDMLAEAVAQFDLEAIPKQKEILLC from the coding sequence GTGAAAAATATTCATTATCGTGGCCGTTTCGCGCCCTCTCCTTCTGGTGCCTTACATTTTGGTTCTTTAGTCGCTGCCCTAGGCAGTTATTTGCGTGCCCGTCATTTAGGTGGCCAATGGTTAGTGCGCATTGAAGATATTGACCCCCCGCGTGAAGTACCAGGCGCCGCTGATGACATACTGCGAACCTTAGAAGCCTTTGGCTTACATTGGGATGGCGCAGTGGTTTACCAAAGCCAATGTTTAGCTAACTATCAAGCCCAAATCGATACTTGGTTAGCACAAGGCCATGCCTATTACTGCCAATGCAGTCGCCAGCAAATTCGCACCATGGGCGGCATCTATGATGGCCGCTGCCAGAGTCAACATAAGCAGCATGGCGCTATTCGATGGCACAATGACCAAGGTTGTCAGCAGTTTAATGACCAACTACAAGGCCATGTGGCTACCGACCATGCTTTTGCTCAAGAAGATTTTATTATTCGTCGCAGTGACGGCTTGTACGCCTATCAGTTAGCCGTAGTGATGGATGATATTACTGCAGGAATTACAGAAGTAGTGCGCGGCGCTGATTTACTTGAAGCCACAGTGCGGCAAATCAGTTTATACCAAGCATTAGATGCCAAAGTGCCTGACTGGCTACATTTGCCCTTAGCTTGCCAGCAGCCTGGCAGTAAGCTTTCCAAGCAAAATCATGCTACGCCAGTGGATAAACAGCATCCCCATGCCGCATTCAGTGCAGCATTAGCGTTTTTAGGTCAAACTCCAGTGACAATGACTGGTAATATAGGCGATATGCTAGCAGAAGCTGTGGCTCAATTTGATCTTGAGGCGATTCCTAAGCAAAAGGAAATTCTCCTGTGTTAG
- the pcnB gene encoding polynucleotide adenylyltransferase PcnB — translation MSRDGHTISRKQISENALKVLYRLNRSGYQAYLVGGGVRDILLGLAPKDFDVVTNATPEEIKKLFRNCRLVGRRFRLAHIVFGRDVIEVATFRGHHEDGDDKTSKANATGRLLRDNVYGNIDEDAERRDFTVNALYYNIADYSIHSYGGGIDDLERGQLKLIGDPQKRYREDPVRMLRAVRFATKLSMTIDKPAADPIPELAHLLGDIPAARMYEEVLKLFFSGQAKATYLMMQEYGLFTPLFPALDKLLKEYPKGPACKMVELVMANTDTRIQEEKSVTPAFFYAALLWYPLAQRGDDIALESGLPKYDAYFAAMGDIIEDQCRTISIPRRFTAPARDIWQMQLRFERSLNTRAFKLMENPKFRAAYDLLLLRGAAEGGQVAKTATWWQEFVDSDEEQRLQLAKGGNREGGNTRSRNTKRRKKPRKPKADSE, via the coding sequence GTGTCTCGCGATGGCCATACTATTTCTCGCAAACAAATCAGTGAGAATGCTCTTAAGGTGTTGTATCGCTTAAATAGATCTGGCTATCAGGCCTATCTAGTTGGCGGCGGCGTGCGTGACATTCTGCTGGGATTAGCCCCTAAAGATTTTGACGTTGTGACCAATGCGACGCCTGAGGAAATCAAAAAACTCTTTCGTAATTGTCGTTTAGTTGGCCGCCGTTTTCGTCTGGCGCACATAGTCTTCGGTCGTGATGTGATTGAAGTGGCGACCTTTCGTGGTCACCATGAAGATGGCGATGACAAAACCTCGAAAGCCAATGCTACTGGCCGACTGCTAAGAGATAACGTCTATGGCAATATCGATGAAGATGCTGAGCGCCGCGACTTTACTGTGAATGCCCTGTATTACAATATCGCCGATTACTCTATCCATAGCTATGGTGGCGGTATTGACGATCTTGAACGCGGTCAGCTGAAACTGATTGGCGATCCGCAAAAGCGCTACCGTGAAGATCCAGTGCGTATGCTAAGAGCCGTGCGTTTTGCCACTAAATTGTCTATGACTATCGACAAGCCTGCGGCCGACCCAATTCCTGAATTAGCGCATTTACTCGGCGATATTCCTGCCGCGCGCATGTATGAAGAAGTATTAAAACTCTTCTTCTCTGGCCAAGCGAAAGCCACTTATTTAATGATGCAAGAATACGGCTTATTCACGCCGTTATTCCCAGCCTTAGATAAGCTGCTGAAAGAATATCCGAAAGGCCCAGCCTGCAAGATGGTTGAGTTAGTGATGGCTAATACCGATACTCGCATACAAGAAGAAAAGAGTGTGACTCCAGCCTTCTTCTATGCAGCCTTGCTTTGGTATCCATTAGCCCAGCGCGGTGATGATATTGCCTTAGAAAGTGGCTTGCCTAAGTACGATGCTTACTTTGCCGCCATGGGCGACATTATTGAAGATCAGTGCCGCACTATTAGCATTCCGCGTCGCTTTACTGCGCCAGCCAGAGACATTTGGCAAATGCAGTTACGCTTTGAGCGCAGCCTGAATACTCGCGCCTTTAAGCTGATGGAAAATCCAAAGTTCCGCGCAGCTTATGACTTATTGTTACTGCGCGGCGCCGCCGAAGGCGGTCAAGTGGCTAAGACAGCCACTTGGTGGCAAGAATTTGTCGATAGCGATGAAGAGCAAAGATTACAACTGGCTAAAGGCGGTAATCGCGAAGGTGGCAATACTCGTAGTCGCAATACTAAGCGTCGCAAAAAGCCAAGAAAACCTAAGGCCGATAGCGAGTGA
- the folK gene encoding 2-amino-4-hydroxy-6-hydroxymethyldihydropteridine diphosphokinase, producing MNRVYIALGANLDEPQQQLADACLALQQIAAPDSFTVASLYRSKPMGDVVQPDYINTVASFDTSLAPLALLDALQHIELQQGRQRLERWGPRTLDLDILLYGQLTMASERLTIPHYGMHQRSFVLVPLFELAPELILPNGVSLASLLTPQYQSELEKLD from the coding sequence GTGAATCGAGTCTATATCGCCCTAGGCGCTAATCTTGATGAGCCACAGCAACAATTAGCCGACGCGTGCTTAGCTTTACAGCAAATAGCCGCGCCGGACAGTTTTACGGTGGCAAGTCTGTATCGCTCTAAGCCGATGGGCGATGTAGTGCAGCCTGACTATATCAATACAGTCGCAAGCTTTGATACGAGTCTTGCGCCACTGGCCTTGCTTGATGCGCTGCAACACATTGAATTACAGCAAGGTCGTCAACGCTTAGAGCGTTGGGGGCCGCGCACCTTAGATTTAGATATCTTGCTCTATGGTCAACTCACTATGGCCAGTGAGCGTCTTACCATACCCCATTACGGCATGCATCAGCGCAGCTTTGTGCTAGTCCCATTATTTGAATTAGCCCCTGAACTCATCTTGCCAAACGGCGTGAGCTTAGCCTCATTGCTCACCCCTCAATATCAATCAGAACTCGAAAAACTCGACTGA